A single window of Neisseria chenwenguii DNA harbors:
- the efeO gene encoding iron uptake system protein EfeO has protein sequence MRKTRLSLLSLSALLALAACQPPAAEQTAASAAGKASSVAADGSVNVAVNDKACEPMELTVPSGKTTFNIQNSSGKKLEWEILNGVMVVDERENIAPGLSDKLTVTLLPGEYAMTCGLLNNPRGKLVVTDSGFKDTGNTADMAKLAAPLAEYKKYVQAEAAELVKKTEAFTAAVKAGDTAKAKSLFADTRTHYERIEPIAELFNELDPAIDMREDDLKNGPKDPAFTGFHRLEYLLWTENTTKGAAETADKLDADVKKLKAEIDALNFPPSKVVGGAAVLIEEVAATKISGEEDRYSHTDLSDFQANIDGADKIVNLFRPLLEEKNKALVEKVDANIKQVNGILAKYKTADGFQSYDKLSEADRKTLQTPINALAEDLAQLRGTLGLN, from the coding sequence ATGCGTAAAACCCGATTGTCCCTGCTTTCCCTCTCTGCCCTGCTGGCGCTGGCCGCCTGCCAGCCGCCCGCTGCCGAGCAAACCGCCGCATCCGCTGCGGGCAAGGCTTCCTCTGTTGCGGCCGACGGCAGCGTGAATGTGGCGGTAAACGACAAAGCCTGTGAACCGATGGAACTGACAGTACCCAGCGGTAAAACCACGTTCAACATCCAAAACAGTTCCGGCAAAAAGTTGGAATGGGAAATTTTGAACGGCGTGATGGTGGTGGACGAGCGCGAAAACATCGCGCCGGGTTTGAGCGACAAACTCACCGTGACCCTGCTGCCGGGCGAATACGCAATGACCTGCGGCCTGCTGAACAATCCACGCGGCAAGCTGGTGGTAACCGACAGCGGTTTCAAAGACACGGGCAACACCGCCGATATGGCCAAGCTGGCTGCGCCGCTGGCGGAATACAAAAAATACGTTCAGGCCGAAGCGGCCGAGCTGGTAAAAAAAACCGAAGCCTTCACCGCCGCCGTGAAAGCGGGCGACACCGCCAAAGCCAAGTCGCTGTTTGCCGACACGCGCACGCACTACGAACGCATCGAGCCGATTGCCGAGCTGTTTAACGAGCTGGATCCCGCCATCGACATGCGCGAAGACGATCTGAAAAACGGCCCGAAAGATCCCGCCTTTACCGGCTTCCACCGTTTGGAATACCTGCTGTGGACGGAAAACACCACCAAAGGTGCGGCTGAAACCGCCGACAAGCTGGATGCGGACGTGAAAAAACTGAAAGCGGAAATCGACGCGCTGAACTTCCCGCCCAGCAAAGTGGTCGGCGGCGCGGCGGTGCTGATTGAAGAAGTGGCCGCCACCAAAATCAGCGGCGAGGAAGACCGTTACAGCCACACCGACTTGAGCGATTTCCAGGCCAACATCGACGGCGCGGATAAAATCGTGAATCTGTTCCGCCCGCTGCTGGAAGAGAAAAACAAGGCGCTGGTGGAAAAAGTCGATGCCAACATCAAGCAGGTGAACGGCATTTTGGCGAAATACAAGACTGCCGACGGCTTCCAGTCTTACGACAAATTGAGCGAAGCCGACCGCAAAACCCTGCAAACGCCCATCAATGCGCTGGCGGAAGATCTGGCGCAACTTCGCGGCACGCTGGGTCTGAACTAA
- a CDS encoding RidA family protein: MTIRYFGQTDRFSEAVTANGFVFLSGMVPENESAGAKAQTENVLAQIDRWLAECGSDKSRIVEATVFLADMADYAAMNEAWDAWVAPSHAPARLCAEAKLAKPEWRVEIKVSAAQAEK; the protein is encoded by the coding sequence ATGACCATCCGCTATTTCGGCCAAACCGACCGCTTTTCCGAAGCCGTAACCGCCAACGGTTTCGTTTTCCTCTCGGGCATGGTGCCCGAAAACGAAAGCGCCGGCGCCAAAGCGCAAACCGAAAACGTGTTGGCGCAAATCGACCGCTGGCTCGCCGAATGCGGCAGCGACAAAAGCCGCATCGTCGAAGCCACCGTCTTCCTCGCCGACATGGCCGACTACGCCGCCATGAACGAAGCGTGGGACGCTTGGGTCGCCCCCAGCCATGCGCCGGCAAGGCTGTGCGCCGAGGCTAAGCTGGCAAAACCGGAATGGCGGGTGGAAATCAAGGTTTCGGCGGCGCAGGCAGAAAAATGA
- a CDS encoding aminoacyl-tRNA deacylase, whose protein sequence is MSKYGYPVTPAVRALRAQKTEFEPLLYTYGDHGGTAQIAVEFGLPEHQVVKTIVLQNEQKKGLIVLMHGDKHISTRNLARELGMKHIEPADPEQARKWTGYQVGGTSPFGTKTALPVYVEAGIWQEKVIYINGGKRGFVIAVSPEALKALNPQTVNVAVDA, encoded by the coding sequence ATGAGTAAATACGGTTATCCCGTTACCCCCGCCGTCCGCGCGCTGCGGGCGCAGAAGACTGAGTTTGAACCGCTGCTCTACACCTACGGAGACCACGGCGGTACGGCACAGATTGCCGTCGAGTTCGGCCTGCCCGAGCATCAGGTCGTCAAAACCATCGTGCTGCAAAACGAGCAGAAAAAAGGGCTGATTGTCTTGATGCACGGCGACAAACACATTTCCACCCGCAATCTGGCGCGCGAATTGGGTATGAAACACATCGAGCCTGCCGACCCGGAACAGGCGCGGAAATGGACGGGCTATCAGGTCGGCGGCACGTCGCCGTTCGGTACCAAAACCGCGCTGCCGGTGTATGTGGAAGCGGGTATCTGGCAGGAAAAGGTGATTTATATCAACGGCGGCAAACGCGGTTTCGTCATCGCCGTTTCCCCCGAGGCGTTGAAAGCGCTGAATCCGCAGACGGTGAATGTGGCGGTGGATGCTTGA
- a CDS encoding DUF4870 family protein — MDDINEQNSVPQDAEQNAQPHVPQTIQQNAPQDNLRTYIMVIYGLYALAILVGVSALIGVIVAYVKRDDMRGTAYECHIDYLIKTFWYGLAVLVVGWITSFILIGLLVLFAGYIWFTYRVVAGFIKFNDGKAVDPNGWL, encoded by the coding sequence ATGGACGACATCAACGAACAAAACAGCGTGCCGCAAGACGCAGAGCAAAACGCCCAACCCCATGTTCCGCAAACCATTCAGCAAAACGCCCCGCAAGACAATCTGCGCACCTATATTATGGTCATTTACGGTCTCTACGCACTGGCCATTCTTGTCGGCGTTTCCGCGCTGATCGGTGTGATTGTGGCTTATGTGAAACGCGACGATATGCGCGGTACGGCGTATGAATGCCATATCGATTATCTGATTAAAACGTTTTGGTACGGCCTTGCCGTTCTGGTTGTCGGCTGGATTACCAGCTTTATCTTAATCGGCCTGCTTGTGCTGTTTGCGGGTTATATTTGGTTTACCTACCGCGTGGTGGCCGGGTTTATCAAGTTTAACGACGGCAAAGCGGTCGATCCCAACGGCTGGCTGTAA
- a CDS encoding DMT family transporter, whose product MSYLLASIMCSVLVSVLLKIARRQKIDIGQAVGVNYIVAVALTMLVLKPDLGNPRAFLPTWWLFAALGVLLPSVFVVMGRAVDAAGIVKSDAAQRLSLFLPIAASFALFGEKLTEGRLIGIVLAFVALFCLLWKSEGGKQSGGMMAQAGLLMGVWAGYGVIDILFKQLAKSGTAFAGNLLVAFCLAGILMFGYLFAKGTKWTKEGVVGGVLLGGLNFLNITTYIGAHRVMSSNPTLVFAGMNMGVIVLGTLVGAWLFKEKISSINAAGISVALAAVACLFYWADIRALFGI is encoded by the coding sequence ATGAGCTATCTCTTAGCCAGCATTATGTGCAGCGTTTTGGTCTCGGTTTTGCTGAAAATCGCGCGCCGCCAGAAAATCGACATCGGACAGGCCGTGGGGGTGAACTACATCGTGGCGGTTGCGCTGACGATGCTGGTGTTGAAACCCGATTTGGGCAATCCACGGGCGTTTCTGCCGACGTGGTGGCTGTTTGCCGCTCTGGGCGTGCTGCTGCCGTCGGTGTTTGTGGTTATGGGACGCGCGGTGGATGCGGCGGGGATTGTGAAATCCGATGCGGCGCAGCGGCTGTCGCTGTTTCTGCCGATTGCCGCATCGTTTGCGCTCTTTGGCGAAAAGCTCACGGAAGGGCGGCTGATCGGGATTGTGCTGGCGTTTGTGGCGCTGTTTTGCCTGTTGTGGAAATCAGAGGGCGGCAAACAGTCGGGCGGCATGATGGCGCAGGCGGGTTTGCTGATGGGGGTTTGGGCGGGTTACGGCGTCATTGATATTCTGTTCAAACAGCTTGCCAAAAGCGGTACGGCGTTTGCGGGCAACCTGTTGGTGGCGTTTTGTTTGGCAGGGATTCTGATGTTCGGCTATCTGTTTGCCAAGGGTACGAAATGGACGAAAGAGGGCGTAGTCGGCGGCGTGTTGCTCGGCGGTTTGAACTTTTTAAACATCACGACCTATATCGGCGCGCACCGCGTGATGAGCAGCAACCCGACGCTGGTGTTTGCGGGCATGAACATGGGCGTGATTGTGTTGGGAACGCTCGTCGGCGCGTGGCTGTTTAAAGAAAAGATCAGCAGCATCAACGCCGCGGGCATCAGCGTTGCGCTGGCGGCGGTGGCCTGTCTGTTTTATTGGGCGGATATCCGCGCGCTGTTTGGGATTTAA
- a CDS encoding anaerobic C4-dicarboxylate transporter, whose product MFFIQFAIVLLCILMGAQAGGIGLGVFGGIGLAVLAFGFGLEPTSPPIDVMLMIMAVVSAAAAMQASGGLDYMIKIATRVLHKNPKYITFIAPMVTYLFTVLAGTGHVAYSVLPVIAEVSRRNGIRPSRPLTMAVIASQFAIVASPIAAAVVATVSYLEPQHITMADVLKVTVPSTILGIGLACVFVNKLGKELKDDPHYQELLKNPEYVKAHAVDKTENVDLHVKPQAKWSVGIFLAAAFLVVLMGALPELRPVFGDEPKPMGMAHTIEIVMLSAAALIILICKPNGDAMTRGSVFHAGMRAVIAVFGVAWLGDTLMHGHLEEVKETVKHLVETAPWTFAFALFVLSVLVNSQGATVATLFPIAISLGIPAPIIIGTFVAVNGYFFIPNYGPIIAAIDFDSTGSTKIGKYIFNHSFMIPGLLSLIFSLGFGLLFAEVML is encoded by the coding sequence ATGTTTTTTATCCAGTTTGCCATTGTGCTGCTGTGTATTTTGATGGGGGCGCAGGCCGGCGGTATCGGCTTGGGCGTGTTCGGCGGTATCGGCTTGGCGGTTTTGGCGTTCGGCTTCGGGCTGGAACCGACCAGCCCGCCGATTGACGTGATGCTGATGATTATGGCGGTGGTGTCGGCGGCGGCGGCCATGCAGGCGTCGGGCGGTTTGGACTATATGATTAAAATCGCCACGCGGGTTTTGCATAAAAATCCGAAATACATCACCTTTATCGCGCCGATGGTGACTTACCTCTTTACCGTTTTGGCAGGTACGGGGCACGTCGCTTATTCGGTGCTGCCGGTGATTGCCGAAGTCAGCCGCCGCAACGGCATCCGCCCGTCACGCCCGCTGACGATGGCGGTCATCGCCTCACAGTTTGCGATTGTGGCCAGCCCGATTGCCGCGGCGGTGGTGGCGACCGTGAGCTATCTTGAGCCGCAGCACATCACGATGGCGGACGTGTTGAAAGTAACCGTGCCGTCCACCATTCTCGGCATCGGCTTGGCCTGCGTGTTTGTGAACAAATTGGGCAAAGAGCTGAAAGACGACCCGCATTATCAGGAATTGCTGAAAAATCCCGAATACGTCAAAGCGCATGCGGTCGATAAAACCGAAAACGTGGATTTACACGTCAAACCGCAGGCGAAATGGTCGGTCGGTATTTTTCTGGCGGCGGCGTTTTTGGTGGTCTTGATGGGTGCGCTGCCCGAGCTGCGCCCCGTATTCGGCGACGAACCCAAGCCGATGGGTATGGCGCATACGATTGAAATCGTGATGCTTTCCGCCGCTGCGCTGATTATTCTGATCTGCAAACCAAACGGTGATGCAATGACGCGCGGCTCGGTGTTCCACGCCGGCATGCGCGCCGTCATTGCCGTCTTCGGCGTGGCCTGGCTCGGCGATACGCTGATGCACGGCCATTTGGAAGAAGTGAAAGAAACCGTCAAGCACCTGGTCGAAACCGCACCGTGGACATTCGCCTTTGCGCTGTTTGTCTTGTCGGTATTGGTCAACAGTCAGGGCGCAACCGTCGCCACGCTGTTCCCCATCGCCATCTCGCTGGGCATTCCCGCACCGATTATCATCGGCACGTTTGTGGCGGTAAACGGCTATTTCTTCATCCCCAACTACGGCCCGATCATTGCCGCCATCGACTTCGACAGTACGGGTTCGACCAAAATCGGCAAATACATTTTCAACCACAGCTTCATGATACCCGGGCTTCTGAGCCTGATATTCAGCTTGGGATTCGGGTTGCTGTTTGCCGAAGTGATGCTGTAG
- a CDS encoding multifunctional CCA addition/repair protein — protein sequence MFQTYLVGGAVRDALLGLDVKDRDWVVVGENAESMIRRGFQPVGKDFPVFLHPETHEEYALARTERKTAKGYAGFVFHADKDVTLEQDLLRRDLTINAMAQDSDGLIIDPFGGRQDLQNGILRHVSPAFAEDPVRILRTARFATRYGFQIAPETMTLMKNMVENGEAGALVAERVWQELAKGLMERQPRRMLEVLRECGALKVLLPEIDALFGIPQRADYHPEIDCGIHTLMVLQCAADMDLSLPERYAALLHDLGKAKTPPDILPRHHGHDLNGVEPVRAVNSRLRAPKHCAELAELVCRWHIIFHQAFRLKAATIIKVFRQTDAFRRPERFQTALNVCIADVRGRLNFENAAYPQRDHWLSLLDAANRIDAAAIAAECRRIGKPELIAGQIDRARRLQIEPLQTACKNRQSK from the coding sequence ATGTTCCAAACCTACCTCGTCGGCGGCGCCGTCCGCGACGCGCTGCTCGGCCTCGACGTCAAAGACCGCGACTGGGTCGTCGTCGGCGAAAACGCCGAAAGCATGATTCGGCGCGGATTTCAGCCCGTCGGCAAAGATTTCCCCGTTTTCCTCCACCCCGAAACCCACGAAGAATACGCCCTCGCCCGCACCGAGCGCAAAACCGCCAAAGGCTACGCCGGATTCGTGTTTCACGCCGATAAAGACGTTACCCTCGAGCAGGATCTGCTCCGCCGCGACCTGACCATCAACGCCATGGCTCAGGATTCGGACGGCCTCATCATCGACCCCTTCGGTGGGCGGCAGGATCTGCAAAACGGCATTCTGCGCCACGTTTCCCCCGCGTTTGCCGAAGACCCCGTCCGCATTTTGCGCACCGCCCGTTTCGCCACCCGCTACGGTTTCCAAATCGCCCCCGAAACCATGACGCTGATGAAAAATATGGTCGAAAACGGCGAAGCCGGCGCATTGGTCGCCGAACGCGTTTGGCAGGAATTGGCCAAAGGGCTGATGGAACGCCAACCGCGCCGCATGCTGGAAGTGTTGCGCGAATGCGGCGCGCTCAAAGTGCTGCTGCCCGAAATCGACGCCCTCTTCGGCATTCCCCAACGGGCGGATTACCACCCCGAAATCGACTGCGGCATCCACACCCTGATGGTGCTCCAATGCGCCGCCGACATGGATTTGAGCCTGCCCGAACGCTACGCCGCGCTCTTACACGACTTGGGCAAAGCCAAAACCCCGCCCGACATCCTGCCGCGCCACCACGGCCACGACCTCAACGGCGTCGAACCCGTCCGCGCCGTCAACAGCCGCCTGCGCGCGCCCAAACATTGCGCCGAGCTCGCCGAACTCGTCTGCCGCTGGCACATCATCTTCCATCAAGCTTTCCGGCTCAAAGCCGCCACCATCATTAAAGTGTTCCGCCAAACCGACGCTTTCCGCCGTCCCGAGCGTTTTCAGACGGCCTTAAACGTCTGTATCGCCGACGTGCGCGGCCGTCTGAATTTTGAAAACGCCGCCTACCCCCAACGCGACCACTGGCTCTCTCTGCTCGACGCCGCCAACCGCATTGATGCCGCCGCCATCGCCGCCGAATGCCGCCGCATCGGCAAACCCGAACTGATCGCCGGCCAAATCGACCGCGCAAGGCGTTTGCAGATCGAGCCGCTTCAGACGGCCTGCAAAAACAGGCAGAGCAAATAG
- a CDS encoding TonB-dependent siderophore receptor, whose translation MNKTFTRSLIAAAVFSIYPPAFAADAQNAAAPESAELATVNVVGSINKLQGVPFRQAKSAVNINAETLSEEGVEKADELGRYQAGFTSQPYGSDTNTNWFRVRGAEASQSVDGAPSIAYGFFTPQTEMFGVEAVEVTKGADAITYGAANSGGLINYVSKRPHKNQVSKGEIKAQIGTKSQRGIAADYTGRLNADDSLRYRIVGSYRNGKGEWHGTGSETYYFAPSLAWDISDRTKLNLLASYQKDVGTPSSNFLPIEGSLIPFEGKTISRSTNLGDPTVDRERNKQYSLGYEFSHDFGKGVSFSSNYRYNHVDNRHLGVFANYSALGAGGIGTRDAVFNDGTAKSHSFDNRLTWKTETDAVKNTLIAGIDYRRQNVNAVYDSWGNTVTPGSFNVFAPNYGISVTPKGTQTALKARQLGFYLQDSMRIFDKVQLTGGIRHDRAENEELSSAQKVKKNHTSYSSSLMYLAPYGISPYIAYNESFRLPNGLSNGQKLYDPNITKQIEAGVKYMPSWLDGKMSLAAFKAKDEGALVFDGTSGTTASSADPVKRKGIEFQADANLTDNINAAVAYTYLSSVTQGSNGDVRNPLAPKHTLSARAAYAFNQGALNGLKVGAGVRYIGKSQNVTSVWAPYSGASVPSATVFDLFARYDFARNWTAQVNVDNLTDKKYVAGCNYWCYYGQGRSVLGSVSYKF comes from the coding sequence ATGAATAAAACTTTCACCCGAAGCCTGATTGCCGCCGCAGTATTCAGCATCTACCCCCCCGCTTTCGCCGCCGACGCGCAAAACGCAGCCGCACCTGAAAGTGCCGAGTTGGCAACGGTCAATGTGGTCGGCTCGATCAACAAACTTCAGGGCGTGCCGTTCCGCCAGGCGAAATCCGCCGTCAACATCAACGCCGAAACCTTAAGCGAAGAAGGCGTGGAAAAAGCCGACGAACTCGGCCGCTATCAGGCCGGTTTTACCAGCCAGCCCTACGGCAGCGACACCAATACCAACTGGTTCCGCGTACGCGGCGCGGAAGCGAGCCAGTCGGTTGACGGCGCGCCTTCGATTGCCTACGGCTTTTTCACGCCGCAAACCGAAATGTTCGGCGTGGAAGCGGTGGAAGTGACCAAAGGCGCCGACGCGATTACCTACGGCGCGGCCAATTCGGGCGGCCTGATCAACTACGTCAGCAAGCGCCCGCATAAAAACCAAGTCAGCAAAGGCGAAATCAAAGCCCAAATCGGCACAAAATCCCAACGCGGCATCGCGGCGGATTACACAGGCCGTCTGAATGCCGACGACAGCCTGCGCTACCGCATCGTCGGTTCGTACCGCAACGGCAAAGGCGAATGGCACGGCACGGGTTCGGAAACCTATTATTTCGCGCCCTCGCTGGCTTGGGACATTTCCGACCGCACCAAACTCAACCTGCTCGCGAGCTACCAGAAAGACGTCGGCACGCCCAGCTCGAATTTCCTGCCCATCGAAGGATCACTGATTCCGTTTGAAGGCAAAACCATTTCCCGTTCGACCAATTTGGGCGATCCGACTGTTGACCGCGAGCGCAACAAGCAATACTCGCTGGGCTACGAATTCAGCCACGATTTCGGCAAAGGCGTATCGTTCAGTTCCAACTACCGCTACAACCATGTCGACAACCGCCACCTCGGCGTGTTTGCCAACTATTCCGCATTGGGCGCGGGCGGCATCGGCACGCGTGATGCGGTGTTCAACGACGGCACGGCGAAAAGCCACTCCTTCGACAACCGCCTGACGTGGAAAACCGAAACCGACGCGGTGAAAAACACCCTCATCGCGGGCATTGACTACCGCCGTCAAAACGTCAACGCGGTTTACGACAGCTGGGGCAACACCGTTACCCCGGGCAGCTTCAACGTCTTCGCGCCAAACTACGGCATCAGCGTCACTCCAAAAGGCACGCAGACTGCGCTGAAAGCCCGCCAGCTCGGTTTCTACCTGCAAGACAGCATGCGCATTTTCGACAAAGTGCAGCTTACCGGCGGCATCCGCCACGACCGTGCGGAAAACGAGGAATTGTCGAGCGCGCAGAAAGTGAAGAAAAACCATACTTCCTACTCTTCTTCGCTGATGTATCTCGCGCCCTACGGCATCAGCCCGTACATCGCCTACAACGAATCCTTCCGCCTGCCCAACGGTTTGAGCAACGGTCAGAAACTTTACGACCCGAACATCACCAAGCAGATCGAAGCCGGTGTGAAATACATGCCCTCATGGCTCGACGGCAAAATGTCGCTCGCGGCGTTTAAAGCCAAAGACGAAGGCGCCTTGGTATTCGACGGCACCAGCGGCACCACCGCCAGCAGCGCCGATCCCGTCAAACGCAAAGGCATCGAATTCCAAGCCGATGCCAACCTGACCGACAACATCAACGCCGCCGTCGCCTACACTTACCTGAGTTCCGTGACACAAGGCAGCAACGGCGACGTGCGCAACCCGCTCGCGCCGAAACACACTCTGTCCGCCCGTGCCGCCTACGCCTTCAACCAAGGCGCGTTAAACGGTTTGAAAGTCGGCGCAGGCGTGCGCTACATCGGCAAGAGCCAAAACGTTACCAGCGTCTGGGCACCCTATTCCGGCGCAAGCGTACCGTCGGCCACCGTGTTCGACCTCTTCGCCCGCTACGATTTCGCCCGCAACTGGACGGCGCAAGTCAATGTGGACAATCTGACCGACAAAAAATACGTCGCCGGCTGTAACTACTGGTGTTACTACGGACAAGGCCGCAGCGTTTTGGGCAGCGTCAGCTACAAATTCTAA
- a CDS encoding MFS transporter, which translates to MDFRQKIAISPMSGYQWMVVGLAVVLNMLDGFDVLAVAFTAKSIQAELGLTGKHIGSLMSAGLLGMTAGSMLLAPLADKFGRRPLLIASTLLSALGMLMTYFAHSLESIALWRVVTGLGVGGILPCTNVIVSEYANKKWRGLAIAVYASGFGIGAMLGGMSAVVLQGGYGWRSVFLVGAGLTLAAVVALVALLPESVDFLLNKRPAGAKARLDRIVAKMGLDGAWSFPEQAAKAKVSVLRLFEPEYLKTTLLIWVAFIAVMSAYYFVSSWTPALLEQAGMAKAQSQTVGMAVSIGGAVGSLVFGFLVSRWTPRTVLIAFAGLSAAAVFAFLSANTLALSLVFAVLLGALMNGCIAGLYTINPTLYAADFRSTGVGVTIGVGRVGSIVSPLAAGALLDAGWAKNDLYAGAAAVILLAAVAVFFLKAKED; encoded by the coding sequence ATGGATTTTCGCCAGAAAATTGCAATTTCGCCGATGAGCGGCTATCAGTGGATGGTGGTCGGTTTGGCGGTGGTTTTGAATATGTTGGACGGCTTCGACGTGCTGGCGGTGGCGTTTACCGCCAAAAGCATACAGGCCGAACTGGGGCTGACGGGCAAGCATATCGGCTCGCTGATGAGCGCGGGTTTGCTCGGCATGACCGCGGGCTCGATGCTGCTGGCGCCGCTGGCGGACAAATTCGGCCGCCGTCCGCTGCTGATTGCTTCGACGCTGCTCTCGGCGCTCGGAATGCTGATGACTTATTTTGCGCACTCGCTGGAAAGCATCGCGCTTTGGCGCGTGGTCACGGGCTTGGGTGTGGGCGGGATTCTGCCGTGTACCAACGTGATTGTGAGCGAGTATGCCAACAAAAAATGGCGCGGGCTGGCGATTGCGGTTTACGCCTCGGGCTTCGGCATCGGCGCGATGCTGGGCGGGATGTCGGCGGTGGTTTTGCAGGGCGGTTACGGTTGGCGCTCGGTTTTTCTGGTCGGCGCGGGTTTGACACTGGCAGCAGTGGTTGCGCTGGTGGCGCTGTTGCCCGAATCGGTGGATTTTCTGTTGAACAAACGCCCCGCCGGTGCCAAAGCGCGGCTCGACCGCATCGTGGCGAAAATGGGTTTGGACGGCGCGTGGTCGTTTCCCGAACAGGCGGCAAAGGCCAAAGTTTCCGTGTTGCGCCTGTTTGAACCCGAATATCTGAAAACCACGCTGCTGATTTGGGTGGCGTTTATCGCGGTGATGTCGGCTTATTATTTCGTCAGTTCGTGGACGCCCGCACTCTTAGAGCAGGCGGGCATGGCGAAGGCGCAAAGCCAGACGGTCGGCATGGCGGTTTCCATCGGCGGCGCGGTCGGCTCGCTGGTGTTCGGCTTCCTCGTCAGCCGCTGGACGCCGCGCACGGTATTGATTGCGTTTGCCGGTCTCTCGGCGGCAGCGGTGTTTGCTTTCCTTTCCGCCAATACATTGGCTTTGTCGCTGGTGTTCGCCGTATTGCTCGGCGCGCTGATGAACGGCTGTATCGCAGGTCTGTACACGATTAATCCGACGCTCTACGCCGCCGATTTCCGCAGCACGGGCGTGGGCGTGACCATCGGCGTCGGCCGCGTCGGCTCGATTGTGTCGCCGCTGGCCGCAGGTGCGCTGCTGGACGCGGGTTGGGCGAAAAACGATTTGTATGCCGGCGCGGCGGCGGTGATTCTGCTGGCGGCGGTGGCGGTGTTTTTCCTGAAGGCGAAAGAGGATTAA
- a CDS encoding sugar porter family MFS transporter: protein MNQSKLLYWSITVALAGFLFGFDTVVISGADQALQELWQSTPKFHGMVVMASALWGTVIGAIFGSVPTDKFGRKKTLIAIGVLYVVGALGSALVNDPWTFAFFRFIGGLGVGASTIAAPAYVSEIAPAEKRGRLVAMYQFNIVFGILIAYLSNFVFSSLDLGANTWRWMLGIQVVPAAIYTLMVLAIPMSPRWLAMKGRYAEARDILLQIDPNADVAELEKSAKEENGKTESLWQRKYRLPILLAFLIAFFNQFSGINAFLYYAPRIFEIAGLEKSAALLSSVGIGIVNLIFTFVGLSLIDKLGRRQLMYIGSFGYIISLGLVSLAFFQQWQGMAVPLFFFLFIAAHAIGQGTVIWVFISEIFPSHLRAQGQSLGSSTHWVLAAAIPAAIPFLFDSIGASWVFVCFTAMMVLQLLFVMTMMPETKGVSLEDLSKSLIKED from the coding sequence ATGAACCAATCCAAATTGCTTTATTGGTCCATTACCGTGGCGCTGGCAGGTTTTCTGTTCGGCTTCGATACGGTGGTGATTTCAGGTGCCGACCAGGCTTTGCAGGAATTGTGGCAGAGTACGCCGAAATTCCACGGCATGGTGGTGATGGCTTCTGCCTTGTGGGGTACGGTTATCGGTGCGATCTTCGGCAGTGTGCCGACCGACAAATTCGGCCGTAAGAAAACGCTGATTGCCATCGGTGTTTTGTATGTGGTCGGCGCGCTCGGTTCGGCGCTGGTCAATGATCCGTGGACATTCGCCTTCTTCCGCTTTATCGGCGGCTTGGGTGTGGGCGCGTCAACCATCGCGGCGCCGGCTTATGTTTCGGAAATCGCGCCGGCTGAAAAACGCGGCCGTTTGGTGGCGATGTACCAGTTCAACATCGTATTCGGCATTTTGATTGCCTATCTGTCGAACTTCGTATTCTCCAGTTTGGATTTGGGTGCGAATACTTGGCGTTGGATGCTGGGTATTCAGGTTGTGCCCGCTGCAATTTACACGCTGATGGTTTTGGCGATTCCGATGTCGCCGCGCTGGCTGGCGATGAAAGGCCGTTATGCCGAGGCGCGTGATATTCTGTTGCAGATCGATCCGAATGCGGATGTGGCCGAGTTGGAAAAATCCGCCAAGGAGGAAAACGGTAAAACCGAAAGTCTGTGGCAGCGCAAATACCGCCTGCCGATTCTGTTGGCTTTTCTGATCGCGTTTTTCAACCAGTTTTCAGGCATTAATGCGTTTCTTTATTACGCCCCGCGTATTTTTGAAATCGCCGGTTTGGAAAAAAGCGCTGCGTTGCTGAGCAGCGTGGGTATCGGTATCGTCAACCTGATTTTCACCTTTGTCGGCCTTTCTCTGATCGACAAACTCGGCCGCCGCCAGCTGATGTATATCGGCTCGTTCGGTTACATTATTTCGCTGGGTTTGGTTTCGCTGGCGTTTTTCCAGCAATGGCAGGGTATGGCGGTTCCGCTGTTCTTCTTCCTGTTTATCGCGGCGCACGCTATCGGCCAGGGTACGGTCATTTGGGTATTTATCTCTGAGATTTTCCCCAGCCATCTGCGCGCACAAGGCCAGTCGCTCGGCAGTTCGACCCACTGGGTATTGGCAGCGGCCATTCCTGCGGCGATTCCGTTCTTGTTTGACAGCATCGGCGCAAGTTGGGTGTTTGTCTGCTTTACCGCGATGATGGTGTTGCAGCTTCTGTTTGTGATGACCATGATGCCCGAAACCAAAGGGGTGTCTTTGGAAGATTTGTCTAAATCTTTGATTAAGGAAGATTAA